One window of Halanaerobiales bacterium genomic DNA carries:
- a CDS encoding glycine betaine ABC transporter substrate-binding protein, whose translation GMFDEYFGEKGIESKFTVFDSGAEANQALASGSIDFATMGNVNAVTALSRDLGVELIWIHEVLGEIEALAVKNGSGINKVEDLAGKRVAVPFASTCHYVLLNLLKNAGIEDEVQLLDMQTTEIVAAWKRGDVQAAYLWQPTLGEVLEDGKVLVTSKEMAERGYLTANVEVVRKEFSEKYPELVTSFITMMSEAADIYRENPEKGANIVSQKLEITADEALKQMQGSTWHTREELISQDFFGTTEDPGNFAKVMKETSDFLKDQDSIDDSPSQEEYNEFVNSYYIEKSLEQTEGN comes from the coding sequence AGGAATGTTTGATGAATACTTTGGTGAGAAAGGCATAGAAAGTAAATTTACTGTTTTTGATTCAGGAGCTGAAGCAAATCAGGCTCTTGCGTCAGGAAGTATTGATTTTGCGACAATGGGTAATGTAAATGCAGTAACTGCCTTATCCAGAGATTTAGGAGTTGAACTTATCTGGATCCATGAAGTATTAGGAGAAATAGAAGCTCTGGCTGTAAAAAATGGATCGGGAATTAATAAAGTTGAAGATTTAGCTGGAAAAAGAGTAGCAGTTCCTTTTGCTTCAACCTGTCATTATGTCTTATTAAATCTTCTTAAAAATGCTGGTATTGAAGATGAAGTTCAGTTATTAGATATGCAGACAACTGAAATAGTTGCAGCCTGGAAAAGAGGAGATGTTCAGGCGGCCTATCTTTGGCAACCTACTTTAGGTGAGGTTTTAGAAGATGGAAAAGTATTGGTTACAAGTAAAGAAATGGCTGAAAGAGGTTATTTAACAGCTAATGTAGAGGTTGTAAGAAAAGAATTTTCCGAAAAGTATCCTGAACTGGTAACTTCATTTATTACAATGATGTCTGAAGCAGCTGATATCTATAGGGAAAATCCTGAAAAAGGAGCAAATATTGTATCTCAAAAATTAGAAATAACTGCAGATGAAGCTTTAAAACAAATGCAGGGTTCTACCTGGCATACCAGAGAAGAACTAATCAGTCAGGACTTTTTTGGTACAACTGAAGATCCTGGAAATTTTGCAAAGGTTATGAAAGAAACTTCCGATTTTCTTAAAGATCAGGATTCAATTGATGATTCACCATCTCAGGAAGAATATAATGAATTTGTTAATTCTTACTATATAGAAAAATCCTTAGAGCAGACGGAAGGAAATTAG